A part of Candidatus Deferrimicrobium borealis genomic DNA contains:
- a CDS encoding flagellar biosynthesis anti-sigma factor FlgM: protein MKVSDRGEWGALLDETRRAVAVLSEGRARRIEEIRSALRDGTYRVDGNQVAGKMVSDAVRELRERPR from the coding sequence TTGAAGGTTTCCGATCGGGGGGAGTGGGGCGCGCTGCTCGACGAGACGCGCCGGGCGGTCGCCGTGCTGTCCGAGGGTCGGGCGCGTCGGATCGAGGAGATCCGGTCCGCCCTCCGGGACGGAACGTACCGGGTCGACGGGAACCAGGTCGCCGGGAAGATGGTCTCCGACGCCGTCCGCGAACTCCGGGAACGCCCCCGCTGA
- a CDS encoding metallopeptidase family protein, giving the protein MRDRRGQDDFTGALRKALSELPPMFHEALANVAVVVEEWPPDDLLEELGVPPDDTLYGFYHGVPLPERSVQDSGLLPDKISVYRGPLMEDFPDRNELCRQIRITLLHEIGHYFGMDEEKLSRLGYE; this is encoded by the coding sequence ATGCGGGATAGAAGGGGGCAAGACGATTTCACCGGTGCGCTCCGGAAGGCGCTCTCGGAACTTCCCCCGATGTTCCACGAAGCGCTGGCGAACGTCGCCGTGGTCGTGGAGGAGTGGCCGCCGGACGACCTGCTCGAGGAGCTGGGGGTCCCCCCGGACGACACGTTGTACGGCTTCTACCACGGTGTGCCGCTCCCCGAGCGGTCGGTCCAGGATTCCGGCCTCCTCCCCGACAAGATCTCCGTCTACCGGGGGCCTCTCATGGAAGACTTCCCGGACCGGAACGAGCTGTGCCGGCAGATCCGGATCACGCTGCTTCACGAGATCGGCCACTACTTCGGGATGGACGAGGAGAAGCTCTCCCGCCTCGGGTACGAGTAG
- a CDS encoding GNAT family N-acetyltransferase, which translates to MSLAIAHRLADVPVAGWEALHDRGPRTSPFLSHRFLLPWYRALGRGCDVRVARWTPGDGPDEGLLFLCRCEEGGWTFLGGEQVADYLGALVAPGRAEAFWREFLERGLPALGGGPLRLPGLMEGTPALSLLPSICRETGLSCSVEEMDKAPFVSLPGTFEEYLGRLGTKERHELRRKMRRAAELLPGLAFRVTRTPDELASDLPSFVGLLRKSHPAKETFMDEAMATFFREVAEGFLASGRLRLAFLSAQGVDVASVFQFRTDGALLLYNSGYDPKLRAANPGLVLIARSIGQAIVEGCSEYDFLRGTERYKYDLGGVDRGIYRLTVSA; encoded by the coding sequence GTGAGTCTCGCCATCGCCCACCGCCTTGCGGACGTCCCGGTCGCGGGGTGGGAAGCACTCCACGATCGGGGACCGCGCACCTCCCCGTTCCTGTCGCACCGGTTCCTCCTCCCCTGGTATCGCGCCCTCGGGCGCGGGTGCGACGTCCGGGTCGCCCGATGGACTCCGGGCGACGGCCCCGACGAGGGGCTCCTCTTCCTGTGCCGGTGCGAGGAGGGGGGGTGGACCTTTCTCGGCGGCGAGCAGGTCGCGGATTACCTGGGCGCCCTCGTCGCGCCGGGCCGCGCCGAAGCTTTCTGGCGGGAGTTCCTCGAACGGGGGCTCCCCGCGCTGGGCGGCGGTCCCCTGAGGCTCCCCGGTCTCATGGAAGGGACGCCCGCCCTGTCGCTCCTCCCGTCGATCTGCCGGGAGACGGGGCTTTCCTGCTCCGTCGAGGAGATGGACAAGGCCCCTTTCGTCTCCCTGCCGGGCACCTTCGAGGAGTATCTGGGACGGCTGGGCACGAAGGAGCGTCATGAATTGCGGCGGAAGATGCGGCGCGCCGCGGAGCTCCTTCCGGGGCTCGCCTTCCGGGTGACCCGGACGCCCGACGAACTCGCGAGCGATCTTCCCTCCTTCGTGGGTCTCCTCCGGAAGAGCCACCCCGCGAAGGAGACGTTCATGGACGAGGCGATGGCGACCTTTTTCCGCGAAGTCGCGGAGGGGTTCCTCGCCTCCGGCCGTTTGCGCCTCGCGTTCCTCTCCGCGCAAGGGGTGGACGTCGCCTCCGTGTTCCAGTTCCGGACCGACGGCGCTCTCCTCCTCTACAACTCCGGGTACGACCCGAAGCTCCGCGCGGCCAACCCCGGGCTCGTCCTCATCGCGCGCTCCATCGGGCAGGCCATCGTCGAAGGGTGCTCGGAGTACGACTTTCTGCGGGGGACGGAACGGTACAAGTACGACCTCGGAGGGGTGGACCGGGGGATCTACCGCCTGACGGTTTCCGCTTGA
- a CDS encoding pyridoxal phosphate-dependent aminotransferase, whose translation MPASPEIREAIRQGSWIRKMFEDGAVLKAERGEENVFDFTLGNPYGDPPAALSAELARLCADPPPGLHRYMPNAGVPEARRAAALSLSGATGLPFTEDLLVMTVGAAGALNVALRAILSPGDEVVILAPYFVEYLFYIRNAFGTPVVAETDARFQLDLAAIEAALTPRTRAILINTPNNPTGAVYPGEDLAALDRALSAAEKRFGNPIYAISDEPYRKIVFRGVSSTPAAAKIRNTLVAYSHSKDLNLPGERIGYLAVSPRAADAAEVAGACVFCNRVLGFVNAPSLFQIAVSKFEDEPADVSVYQENRDVLLDALRRAGIDVVPPGGAFYLFPKSPVPDEMAFVDAARDEGILVVPGSGFGRSGHVRVAYCLSPETVRRSVAAWVRLGRRYPGGGTRR comes from the coding sequence ATGCCCGCATCGCCGGAGATCCGGGAGGCGATCCGTCAAGGTTCGTGGATCCGGAAGATGTTCGAGGACGGAGCCGTCCTCAAGGCCGAGCGCGGCGAGGAAAACGTGTTCGACTTCACCCTCGGGAACCCGTACGGCGACCCTCCGGCCGCTCTGTCCGCCGAACTCGCGCGCCTGTGCGCCGACCCGCCGCCCGGACTGCACAGGTACATGCCGAACGCCGGGGTGCCGGAGGCCCGCCGGGCCGCGGCCCTGTCGCTCTCCGGCGCCACGGGCCTTCCGTTCACGGAGGATCTGCTGGTCATGACCGTGGGCGCCGCGGGGGCGCTGAACGTCGCGCTGCGCGCCATCCTCTCGCCGGGAGACGAGGTGGTGATCCTCGCCCCCTACTTCGTCGAGTACCTCTTCTACATCCGCAACGCCTTCGGTACCCCGGTCGTGGCGGAAACGGACGCGCGGTTCCAGCTCGACCTTGCGGCCATCGAAGCGGCGCTGACCCCGAGGACGCGCGCGATCCTCATCAACACGCCGAACAACCCGACGGGCGCCGTCTACCCCGGGGAAGACCTCGCCGCCCTCGACCGGGCGCTGTCCGCCGCGGAGAAGCGGTTCGGGAACCCGATCTACGCGATCTCCGACGAACCGTACCGGAAGATCGTTTTCCGGGGGGTGTCGTCCACGCCGGCCGCCGCGAAGATCCGCAACACCCTGGTGGCCTATTCGCACTCGAAGGACCTGAACCTCCCGGGCGAGCGGATCGGCTACCTCGCCGTCTCCCCGCGCGCGGCGGATGCGGCCGAGGTGGCGGGGGCGTGCGTCTTCTGCAACCGGGTGCTCGGGTTCGTCAACGCCCCGTCCCTCTTCCAGATCGCGGTGTCGAAGTTCGAGGACGAGCCCGCCGACGTCTCGGTGTACCAGGAGAATCGGGACGTTCTGCTCGACGCCCTGCGGCGGGCCGGAATCGACGTCGTCCCGCCCGGCGGGGCGTTCTACCTGTTCCCGAAATCCCCCGTCCCGGACGAGATGGCGTTCGTCGACGCGGCGCGGGACGAGGGGATCCTCGTCGTCCCGGGGTCCGGGTTCGGGCGAAGCGGGCATGTCCGCGTCGCCTACTGCCTCTCCCCGGAAACGGTGCGCCGCTCGGTCGCCGCGTGGGTGCGGCTCGGACGCCGCTATCCCGGCGGGGGGACCCGGCGATGA
- a CDS encoding glycosyltransferase, producing MNVFLLGLLRGLSKRGIATDVLTRATGETVEVSAPFPGVRIFHVPCGWVEPPSRESAFASIDLFVERCRILMRGERIEPRVVSAHYWMSGVAARKLSGAPMILCYHTVEARKVPAPGAEEEPLSPIRREKEAALAREASRVVCFSEYDLEENRRVLPELSEKGVVIPPGVDERFWHLPPREVARAYLGFPQGGMIFLLAARGDAGKNAAVAVAAFRAMRDRWKGPAIFLVAGQEGPEGAPGGDVFFLGSLPHGGMPMLYAAADAVVCPSLYESFGLVPLEALASGVPVVVPEGTYWGDRIRSQGGGLVYPREGPERLSGALLDLASSAELRARLSLEGAAVAAPFTWEKCTASWAGLLASASTPGSPR from the coding sequence ATGAACGTCTTCCTCCTCGGGCTGCTCCGCGGGCTGTCGAAGCGGGGGATCGCCACCGACGTCCTCACCCGCGCCACGGGGGAAACCGTCGAGGTCTCCGCGCCGTTCCCGGGGGTCCGCATCTTTCACGTCCCGTGCGGCTGGGTGGAGCCTCCGTCCCGGGAAAGCGCGTTCGCATCCATCGATCTCTTCGTCGAACGGTGCCGGATCCTGATGCGCGGGGAGCGGATCGAACCGCGCGTCGTCTCCGCGCACTACTGGATGTCGGGCGTCGCCGCCCGGAAACTTTCCGGCGCCCCGATGATCCTCTGCTACCACACGGTGGAGGCGCGCAAGGTCCCGGCGCCCGGGGCGGAAGAGGAGCCGCTCTCCCCCATCCGCAGGGAGAAAGAGGCGGCACTGGCGCGGGAGGCGTCCCGCGTCGTCTGTTTCTCGGAGTACGACCTCGAGGAGAACCGGCGGGTCCTCCCGGAGTTGTCGGAGAAGGGGGTCGTCATCCCGCCGGGGGTGGACGAACGGTTCTGGCACCTTCCCCCCCGGGAGGTCGCGCGGGCGTATCTCGGATTTCCCCAGGGAGGGATGATCTTCCTGCTGGCCGCCCGGGGGGACGCCGGGAAAAACGCCGCCGTGGCCGTCGCCGCGTTCCGCGCGATGCGGGACCGGTGGAAGGGGCCGGCGATCTTCCTCGTCGCGGGGCAGGAAGGGCCGGAAGGCGCCCCCGGCGGGGATGTCTTCTTCCTCGGCTCGCTTCCGCACGGCGGCATGCCGATGCTGTACGCCGCGGCGGACGCCGTCGTCTGCCCTTCCCTCTACGAATCGTTCGGGCTTGTGCCGCTGGAGGCGCTCGCGTCGGGCGTGCCGGTCGTCGTGCCGGAGGGGACGTACTGGGGGGACCGGATCCGTTCGCAGGGCGGGGGGCTGGTCTACCCGCGGGAGGGGCCGGAGCGGTTGTCCGGCGCTCTCCTCGACCTCGCTTCCTCGGCGGAGTTGCGCGCCCGGCTGTCGCTGGAGGGGGCCGCCGTCGCGGCGCCGTTCACGTGGGAGAAGTGCACCGCGTCCTGGGCGGGGCTTCTTGCGTCCGCCTCCACGCCTGGTAGTCCGCGATGA
- a CDS encoding NAD-dependent malic enzyme has product MQIEKGIDKLVKTVRMMILDKPGHFGKVATAVGNAGGSLGDIKLVGYGLEYNTRDVTIFLDSEAQLQAVLEGVGKVEGVIVSDIIDPVLEMHRGGKIIVTSRNTVDSISTVRKIYTPGVAKVCTLIQRNPELVHDYTAIFNTVAIVTNGTAILGLGDIGAVAGMPVMEGKAALFAALVGINGVPILIQSKDSEEIIRTVASISPTFGAIKLEDIKSPECFEIEDRLSAMLDIPVLHDDQHGTSVVVLAALLNASQYVGMQVKDETVGMVGLGAAGIGISKLLMAYGVRKMVGCDINPGAQAIFAKVGGKPVSLAEVMASSDIVIATTGVPGLIKKEMIRKGQVILALSNPNPEITIEDARAGGASFAADGRGVNNALAFPGVFRGALDARARKINNRMKIAAAKAIGAAATSGELVPSILDLQMHAKVAEAVERAAFESGVARPRTEEIKET; this is encoded by the coding sequence ATGCAGATAGAAAAGGGAATCGACAAGCTCGTAAAAACCGTCCGCATGATGATCCTCGACAAGCCGGGGCACTTCGGCAAGGTGGCCACCGCCGTCGGAAACGCGGGCGGGTCCCTCGGGGACATCAAGCTCGTCGGGTACGGCCTCGAATACAACACCCGCGACGTCACGATCTTCCTCGACAGCGAGGCGCAGCTCCAGGCGGTCCTCGAGGGGGTCGGGAAGGTCGAGGGCGTCATCGTCTCCGACATCATCGACCCGGTGCTCGAGATGCACCGCGGCGGCAAGATCATCGTCACGTCCAGGAACACGGTCGACAGCATCTCCACCGTCCGGAAGATCTACACCCCCGGCGTCGCCAAGGTGTGCACGCTCATCCAGCGGAACCCGGAGCTGGTGCACGACTACACCGCCATCTTCAACACGGTGGCGATCGTCACGAACGGGACGGCCATCCTCGGGCTGGGGGACATCGGCGCGGTGGCCGGCATGCCGGTGATGGAGGGGAAGGCCGCGCTGTTCGCCGCCCTGGTGGGGATCAACGGCGTCCCGATCCTCATCCAGTCGAAGGACTCCGAGGAGATCATCCGCACGGTGGCGTCGATCTCGCCCACGTTCGGCGCGATCAAGCTCGAGGACATCAAGTCCCCCGAATGCTTCGAGATCGAGGACCGCCTGAGCGCGATGCTCGACATCCCGGTCCTCCACGACGACCAGCACGGGACCTCCGTCGTCGTCCTCGCTGCGCTATTGAACGCCAGCCAGTACGTCGGGATGCAGGTCAAGGACGAGACGGTCGGGATGGTCGGGCTGGGGGCCGCCGGGATCGGAATCTCCAAGCTCCTGATGGCCTACGGCGTCCGCAAGATGGTCGGGTGCGACATCAACCCCGGCGCGCAGGCGATCTTCGCGAAGGTGGGCGGAAAGCCCGTCTCGCTCGCCGAGGTCATGGCGTCGTCCGACATCGTCATCGCCACGACCGGCGTGCCGGGCCTCATCAAGAAGGAGATGATCCGCAAGGGGCAGGTGATCCTCGCGCTGTCGAACCCGAACCCCGAGATCACCATCGAGGACGCCCGGGCGGGCGGGGCTTCGTTCGCGGCGGACGGCCGGGGGGTCAACAACGCGCTCGCGTTCCCCGGGGTGTTCCGGGGGGCGCTCGACGCGCGGGCGCGCAAGATCAACAACCGGATGAAGATCGCCGCCGCCAAGGCCATCGGCGCGGCCGCAACCTCCGGGGAACTCGTCCCCTCGATCCTCGACCTCCAGATGCACGCAAAGGTGGCCGAGGCGGTGGAGCGCGCCGCGTTCGAGTCCGGCGTCGCCCGTCCCCGCACGGAAGAGATCAAAGAAACGTAA
- a CDS encoding P-II family nitrogen regulator: protein MKKIEAIIKPFKLDEVKESLNDIGVQGMTVSEVKGFGRQKGHTELYRGAEYVVDFLPKIKLEIIVPDDLVAQVVELVEKSARTGRIGDGKIFVTNIEEVVRIRTGERGHDAI, encoded by the coding sequence ATGAAGAAGATCGAGGCGATCATCAAGCCGTTCAAGCTGGACGAGGTGAAGGAGTCGCTGAACGACATCGGCGTCCAGGGGATGACGGTTTCCGAGGTCAAGGGGTTCGGCCGCCAGAAGGGTCACACCGAACTGTACCGGGGGGCGGAATACGTCGTCGATTTTCTGCCCAAGATCAAGCTGGAGATCATCGTTCCCGACGACCTGGTCGCCCAGGTGGTCGAGCTCGTCGAGAAGTCGGCCCGCACGGGCCGGATCGGAGACGGGAAGATCTTCGTCACCAACATAGAGGAAGTCGTCCGGATCCGCACCGGCGAACGCGGCCACGACGCCATCTGA
- the hisC gene encoding histidinol-phosphate transaminase: MTVVFRRNVSRMEGYVPGEQPRERGFIKLNTNENPYPPSPSVRKAILRELGEPLRLYPDPGSAALRRQAALTYGFDLPGVIAGNGSDDLLAMIARAFVGEGDLLACPVPTYTLYDTLVRIQGGILAGVPYPDDYSLPRGLAGKKARVTIVANPNSPSGTAVPVRALAELADAVPGLLVVDEAYADFADETALALARERRNVIVLRTLSKSFSLAGMRIGLGFAHPRIIGGLDKVRDSYNMNRLSIAAGVAALADTGWMERNAARIRKTREALAAALPGVGFTPFPSQSNFILARRSRGRSARPVYEALKRRKILVRYFDTPRLAGCLRITVGTDAEVAALLDAMKATR, from the coding sequence ATGACCGTCGTCTTCCGGCGAAATGTCTCCCGCATGGAGGGGTACGTCCCCGGCGAGCAGCCCCGGGAGCGCGGCTTCATCAAGCTGAACACCAACGAGAACCCGTACCCCCCATCGCCTTCGGTGCGCAAGGCGATCCTCCGGGAACTCGGGGAGCCGCTGCGGCTCTATCCCGACCCCGGCTCCGCCGCGCTGCGGCGCCAGGCCGCGCTGACCTACGGCTTCGACCTGCCGGGGGTGATCGCGGGGAACGGTTCGGACGACCTGCTGGCGATGATCGCGAGGGCGTTCGTGGGCGAGGGGGATCTCCTCGCGTGCCCCGTGCCCACCTATACGCTCTACGACACCCTCGTCCGCATCCAGGGGGGGATCCTCGCGGGGGTCCCGTACCCGGACGACTACTCCCTCCCCCGGGGCCTCGCCGGGAAAAAGGCGCGCGTGACGATCGTGGCGAACCCGAATTCGCCGTCGGGGACCGCCGTGCCGGTCCGCGCGCTCGCGGAGCTTGCCGACGCCGTCCCCGGCCTGCTGGTCGTCGACGAGGCGTACGCCGACTTCGCGGACGAAACGGCCCTCGCGCTCGCGCGGGAACGGCGGAACGTGATCGTCCTGCGGACGCTCTCCAAGTCGTTCTCCCTGGCGGGGATGCGGATCGGGCTCGGGTTCGCCCACCCGCGGATCATCGGGGGACTGGACAAGGTGCGCGACTCGTACAACATGAATCGCCTGTCCATCGCGGCGGGGGTTGCGGCGCTCGCGGACACCGGATGGATGGAACGGAACGCGGCGAGGATCCGGAAAACCCGCGAAGCCCTGGCGGCGGCCCTGCCCGGGGTGGGGTTCACGCCGTTCCCGTCGCAGAGCAACTTCATCCTCGCCCGGCGCTCGCGGGGACGATCGGCCCGGCCGGTCTACGAGGCGCTCAAGCGCCGGAAGATCCTCGTGCGGTACTTCGACACCCCGCGGCTCGCGGGGTGCCTCCGCATCACCGTCGGGACGGACGCCGAGGTCGCGGCGCTCCTTGACGCGATGAAGGCGACCCGGTAG
- a CDS encoding inositol-3-phosphate synthase encodes MGKIRVAVAGVGNCASALLQGIEFYRETFASAGGESVPGLMNRDIGGYLPGDIEVVAAFDIDRRKVGRPVTEAIFAPPNCTKRFVERMPAGGPIVRMGPVMDGVAPHMADYPDDRTFLPSSEPPCDVERVLRDSGAEILVNYLPVGSEAATRFYAEACLGTGVSLVNCIPVFIASDPEWADRFRKAGIPLVGDDIKSQLGATIVHRSLARLFSDRGIRLRRTYQLNTGGNTDFLNMLNRSRLESKRISKTEAVTSALSHDVSPDDVHIGPSDYVPWQGDNKLCFLRIEGEGFGGLPIELELRLSVTDSPNSAGVGIDAIRFCRLGREMGLSGPLIAPSAYFMKHPPEQHTDDDARRELEEIIADYQAWRRTQEAPPRTRCTSPT; translated from the coding sequence ATGGGTAAGATCCGGGTCGCGGTGGCCGGCGTCGGGAACTGCGCCAGCGCGCTGCTGCAGGGGATCGAGTTCTACCGGGAAACGTTCGCCTCCGCCGGCGGCGAGAGCGTGCCGGGGCTGATGAACCGCGACATCGGGGGCTACCTCCCGGGCGACATCGAGGTCGTGGCCGCGTTCGACATCGACCGCAGGAAGGTCGGCCGTCCCGTCACCGAGGCGATCTTCGCGCCCCCCAACTGCACGAAGCGGTTCGTCGAGCGGATGCCCGCCGGCGGGCCCATCGTCCGGATGGGGCCCGTCATGGACGGCGTGGCCCCCCACATGGCCGATTACCCCGACGACCGGACGTTCCTTCCCTCCTCCGAGCCGCCGTGCGACGTGGAAAGGGTCCTGCGGGATTCCGGCGCGGAGATCCTGGTCAACTACCTGCCCGTCGGCTCGGAGGCGGCGACCCGCTTCTACGCCGAGGCGTGCCTCGGCACGGGGGTGAGCCTCGTGAACTGCATCCCGGTGTTCATCGCGTCCGATCCGGAGTGGGCGGACCGATTCCGGAAAGCGGGGATCCCGCTGGTGGGGGACGACATCAAGTCCCAACTGGGGGCGACCATCGTCCACCGGTCGCTGGCCCGCCTCTTCTCGGACCGGGGAATCCGCCTCCGGCGGACCTACCAGCTGAACACCGGCGGGAACACGGACTTCCTGAACATGCTGAACCGCAGCCGCCTCGAGTCGAAGCGGATCTCCAAGACCGAGGCGGTGACCAGCGCCCTCTCGCACGACGTTTCCCCCGACGACGTCCACATCGGGCCGTCCGACTACGTCCCCTGGCAGGGGGACAACAAGCTCTGCTTCCTGCGGATCGAGGGGGAAGGGTTCGGCGGGCTGCCGATCGAGCTGGAACTGCGCCTCTCCGTCACCGACTCGCCGAACAGCGCGGGCGTCGGGATCGACGCGATCCGGTTCTGCCGCCTCGGGAGGGAGATGGGGCTGTCGGGCCCCCTGATCGCCCCGTCGGCGTATTTCATGAAGCATCCACCGGAGCAGCACACCGACGACGACGCGCGGCGCGAGCTCGAGGAGATCATCGCGGACTACCAGGCGTGGAGGCGGACGCAAGAAGCCCCGCCCAGGACGCGGTGCACTTCTCCCACGTGA
- the plsY gene encoding glycerol-3-phosphate 1-O-acyltransferase PlsY has protein sequence MDASWLRGALLVLFGYLLGSVPFGILVAKAFDRDVDLRKAGSGNIGATNVARTLGRGAGILTLALDAGKGILALALARQLLDPSAHHWFALVGAAVFLGHIFPIYLRFRGGKGVAVALGVVLFLSPETAFVIVVLFAAVLYFTRYVSLSSLCAAVGLPVAMAFLGKSRHYVTLALLMAFLVIYTHRENIHRLLSGQESRFGAPPAE, from the coding sequence ATGGACGCTTCATGGCTCCGCGGCGCCCTCCTCGTCCTCTTCGGCTACCTGCTCGGCTCCGTCCCGTTCGGCATCCTCGTCGCGAAGGCGTTCGACCGCGACGTGGACCTGCGGAAGGCCGGTTCGGGGAACATCGGCGCGACGAACGTCGCGCGCACCCTCGGGAGGGGCGCGGGGATCCTCACCCTCGCGCTTGACGCCGGGAAAGGGATCCTCGCCCTCGCGCTCGCCCGGCAACTTCTGGATCCGTCGGCCCACCACTGGTTTGCCCTGGTCGGCGCGGCGGTCTTTCTGGGGCACATCTTCCCGATCTATCTCCGCTTCCGGGGGGGGAAGGGCGTCGCGGTCGCCCTGGGCGTCGTCCTGTTCCTCTCGCCGGAGACCGCCTTCGTCATCGTGGTCCTCTTCGCCGCCGTGCTGTACTTCACGCGCTACGTGTCGCTTTCGTCGCTGTGCGCCGCCGTGGGCCTTCCCGTCGCCATGGCGTTCCTCGGGAAGTCCCGGCATTACGTCACCCTCGCCCTCCTGATGGCGTTCCTCGTGATCTACACCCATCGGGAGAACATCCACCGCCTCCTCTCCGGCCAGGAGAGCAGGTTCGGGGCTCCGCCCGCGGAGTGA